CCAACCACAAGAATATCTATTCAATTTTTTTAGATACGTTTTTACATTGCTATCAACCAAAGCAGTGGCAAGTTCCGACTTCGGTTTAAATCACTGGTTCAATCTCTTATTCGGTGGTGGGGTACTTACACTCCTGAGTATTCTAGGCGGATATCTATTACGCCTTCCAATTGCCTTAACGGCCAACTCACACGGACTAAGGCTAAGATACCGTCAGATGAGCGGCAGAGCAGAGCGGCTTATTAAGTGGAGTGAGCTAAAAGAAATAGCGCTCGAAGCAAGCCCTTCTTCAAACAATTCAAAACTGTCGAAGACGCTTAATTTAAAGACAGCAACCGAAAGTTTTAAACTCAAACTGGATAACTTTAAAACACCCGATGAACGCGAAAAGCTCCTGCACCAGATAGAAAAGTACGCCCCAAACATCCCGCGCGATGCTGAGGTGATGGAGCTACTGGCCAAGCCAGCAGACCACAGCTATACCGAGATATGGCTCACCGCATTATCGGCTCCGCCCAAAAGAGAAAGACTAAAGCCTCTAACTCCTGGAGCCGCAATGAATGACGGTAGCTATACTGTATTAAAGGAGCTTGGATCTGGTGGTCAGGGCTTTGCCTATCTGGCTAAAGACAAAGACGGCAATGAAGTCGTCCTCAAAGAATTTGTACTCCCTATCTATGTCGACATCCAAGCTCGTCGCCGAGCGCTGGAGAGATTTGAAAACGAAGCCAGACTGCTCAGTCGACTTGATCATCCTCAAGTAGTAAAACTCAATTCCTTTTTTATCGAAGACCACAGAGCCTATCTAGTCCTCGAACACATCGACGGACAAAACCTGCGCCAGCTCGTAGCTCAAAACGGACCACTAAGCCAAGAGCAAGTCAAAGAGCTGCACACCAAGATGCAAGCGATACTGGACTATCTACACAGCTTATCACCGCCTCTGGTGCACAGAGACTTTACTCCAGACAATCTAATACTGGACAAAGCTGGCAATCTAAAATTGATTGACTTTAACGTCGCCCAAGAGATGCAAGACGGCACCACAGGGACAGTCGTAGGCAAACAATCTTACCTCCCACCTGAGCAATTTAGAGGGCAAGCAGAGCCCGCCAGCGACCTCTATGCCATGGGCGCGACGCTCTACTACCTTTTAACAGGTAAAGATCCCACTCCCATCTCGACCATCCACATCGCTCAAGAGCTACCTGATATCGACGCATCTCTAGACAAGCTGCTTACAAAATTGACAGCACTAGATCCCAACAACCGCACAGACGCCACTACCGGCAGTGACAACCAAACGAACAAATCGACCTAATAATCCGACAACTGCTCCATCCGTTTTGTATCCTTTGCAGCAAGGGCACTCTGCCCAAGCGCTTTGTAGCATTCAGCACGCTTCCGCAAATAGACAGGAGCTTCTAAGAGTTTGATAGCACCGGTATACGC
Above is a window of Candidatus Obscuribacter sp. DNA encoding:
- a CDS encoding serine/threonine protein kinase, yielding MSGRAERLIKWSELKEIALEASPSSNNSKLSKTLNLKTATESFKLKLDNFKTPDEREKLLHQIEKYAPNIPRDAEVMELLAKPADHSYTEIWLTALSAPPKRERLKPLTPGAAMNDGSYTVLKELGSGGQGFAYLAKDKDGNEVVLKEFVLPIYVDIQARRRALERFENEARLLSRLDHPQVVKLNSFFIEDHRAYLVLEHIDGQNLRQLVAQNGPLSQEQVKELHTKMQAILDYLHSLSPPLVHRDFTPDNLILDKAGNLKLIDFNVAQEMQDGTTGTVVGKQSYLPPEQFRGQAEPASDLYAMGATLYYLLTGKDPTPISTIHIAQELPDIDASLDKLLTKLTALDPNNRTDATTGSDNQTNKST